In Nicotiana tabacum cultivar K326 chromosome 10, ASM71507v2, whole genome shotgun sequence, the DNA window AGTAAATAACACCATAAAATTGCTTAATTCTGTTGCTGATGATCAGAAGGAAAAAACTGCTGAGACCTTAATTTTAGAGGCTAAGGTTTGGAAGGAAAATCCAGTGTATGGCTGTCTTGGCATTGAAAGAAAACTGAGAGCAGAAATTGAAGCATATGAAAAGGAGCTTGAAATGGTACGAAAACAAATTTCTTTTTGTAAAGAAATGGCCACATTGCAAATGCAAAGACAACAATTAGAAGAGCAGCTCGATCGATCTTCCTTGGCTTTGGTTTCTCCATTTGATGTTCCTTACCATGACAAGGTATATATAATTCATTTCTAacaacttatttatttatttttttggtgatAATTAACCTGTTTCATTATTTTTTGTTTGAGAATAGAAAAATGAAGCAATTTTTATGAGTGATACTAAAAACTTTTATGGATACAAGTATGACTCGACTAATTTGGATGAAGTTGCAAATGTTGAGTGTATTGCCATTCAAGGTGCAGATTTTGATCATCCTGCTTTTGTAGAACCGGAAAGCGCCAGGTGAAGTCAAAGTTTCTAAGGtagcgtttggccataaatttccaattttattttaaaaatctgaCTTAAGTgaagtttggtatttttcaaaacatgtttcatttttttttttttgaaaaaaaaatgtgacTTATACTCATAAGTTCAAAAAACTATCAAaaatacccaacaataccaaACAAACAAAATTGTTAATCCTATATATGCAGAACCTTCATCAATGccattcattatcattatcacaaaccattgtcctgaacataaataagtttggcacaaaattatcatttttataatgaattacATATTACACTATCTTAAAACTATAACCTGATATTTTAATATCAATTACTAATAAAACAATTACTAGCCATTATAATTCGTCAAATTGCAGTAATATTACAAGATTCACCAGTCCAAAAAAAATGTTAGTAATTAGTTGGGTCATAATAGATAGTGAgcttttttataaaatacaaaaaatttcgataatttttgaaattgttaaaaaattCAACAGTAATATTTTAGGCCAAAAATAGGTCTAGAGAtagttttgggatttgaaatttttgttttcaaaatctgcCAAAACATGGATAAAATTTATAGACAAACATGTTTTGCCAAAAAAAGAATTTGGAAAAAACttgacaaaatctatggccaaacaggGGTTTAGTTCTTTTCATTTACATAATAGTCGACAATCTTGATTTTGATCGAAATACTTTTAAgcaaattttggaaaattttatttgagaaaaatCCAATATCCATGTTTATTAAacctttttatttaatttttgcatcatgtaatATGAGTAATCCTTGGGTTGATGAATATAAGAACTAACTTGTACTTCTATATAGTTATTTTTGCAAATCTTTGGGTTGATGAATTCAAGGATTGTGAAATAGAAGCTATTTTTATTACAGGTGAAGAGGAAATAGCGGATTTGCAATGAAGATGGTGAAGATACTAGTACTACACCATAAGTTAGTTTGGTTGACATAACTAAGATGATATTTCATAAATTTATTGTTGCTTATATATTAGAGTCGAAAAGTAGAGGGAAAATAAGAGCTAGACAATATAAGCATATTAAtatgttttatttaatttatgcATAGTCATGAATGACGTGTGTTTCAGGCCAACAATTTGCATATCTATGAATTTGGAGTGTTGTTAAAGGAGAGTTTTATAGCTTTATGTCACGTTCTTAGTCGTTAACTAAGTACATGTGTGACACTTGATAACTCattcacgatcttgcacaacttgctcacattCTTGTTATGCCAAGTCAGTCTTACTACAGTCAAGGTCGCTAAGAGAATagtagaaagaacacaagagaattgttaaaggaagctttgtattataGAGAATTTGAATTGTTTGCTTAGTGAATTATAAATGAATGTCCCCCTTTATACACTaatctcctaggggctagtgtgtaattattaattgttacacaagttcttaatatttacaagataagggttttctctagaattctctacaagcctagaagattgcAAGGATTTTCCTAGAAAATCCATGAGGATCTAGGGTCTTCCTAAGGAAAGGTTCATACTTCTCTCGAATCTTTTCACAAAGGCTAGCCTTCCTCTTATGTAAGCTTTCACAtgacattaatatatgctaaatggcGCCTAtgtagcatgatgacatggcgggtcatcacactctcccccacctAATATTGTGATGATTGCGGCGCAATGCTGCTGCATAAGCTCTCGAATCTTATCCTTGAATTGCCAcaagtcttcatatcgttcccacgTGGCCTCCTTCGGTGATTGCCTTTTCTAATGGACGACGAACATAGCGGTGGCTTTTTGCCCTTGTTTTCGCGTGGTCTAGTAATCCATAATAGCCTCAATCTCCCGATCATGTGAGGCGGTGATAGTCATTGGCGCTCGACTTGATTGGCCCTTACTCGGATCATCCTTATCTTTatgatatggcttaagcatgctGGCATGGAAGACGTGGTGGATCTTAAGATATgatggcatgtcaagctt includes these proteins:
- the LOC107793368 gene encoding LOB domain-containing protein 9-like; the protein is MNADMLMFVGACAACKHQRKKCDENCQLAPYFPSNRSEDFQNVYRLFGVNNTIKLLNSVADDQKEKTAETLILEAKVWKENPVYGCLGIERKLRAEIEAYEKELEMVRKQISFCKEMATLQMQRQQLEEQLDRSSLALVSPFDVPYHDKKNEAIFMSDTKNFYGYKYDSTNLDEVANVECIAIQGADFDHPAFVEPESAR